A single Epinephelus lanceolatus isolate andai-2023 chromosome 22, ASM4190304v1, whole genome shotgun sequence DNA region contains:
- the LOC117246345 gene encoding uncharacterized protein LOC117246345: MEIISLCLMLSTLSVTPNRSQFFPFEEISLRCEANSTGWTVRRNTSSQTSQACKYGWGIPRESSCTVQDAYSADNGVYWCESQQGACSNTVNITVATGVVILESPTRPVMEGDNVTLRCSYKEEDDDESTSDFSAAFFQNNVFIGTEPAGKMILSPVTKRHEGFYKCEHPTKGKSPQSWLDVTVRPQTPEAPPPPVITLYRLICSILLFILFTAILIMCIYIYCRVARARADAEKRAFDHLEME, encoded by the exons ATGGAGATCATATCACTCTGCCTAATGCTCT CCACGCTGAGCGTCACTCCCAACAGATCTCAGTTCTTTCCTTTTGAAGAAATCTCTCTGAGGTGTGAGGCAAACTCCACCGGCTGGACAGTGAGGAGGAACACCTCCTCTCAGACATCTCAGGCTTGTAAGTATGGATGGGGAATCCCACGCGAGTCCTCCTGCACCGTCCAAGATGCCTACTCAGCCGACAACGGAGTGTACTGGTGTGAGTCTCAGCAGGGGGCATGCAGCAACACCGTGAACATCACAGTAGCCA CTGGTGTTGTGATCCTTGAGAGCCCCACACGTCCTGTGATGGAGGGAGATAATGTCACACTGCGCTGCTCCTACAAGGAAGAAGATGACGATGAATCAACATCAGATTTCTCTGCTGCATTCTTccaaaacaatgttttcattGGCACTGAGCCTGCAGGGAAGATGATCCTCTCACCAGTGACCAAACGTCACGAAGGATTCTACAAGTGTGAACACCCAACAAAAGGAAAGTCACCGCAGAGCTGGCTGGATGTCACAG TGAGACCTCAGACTCCAGaagcccctcctcctcctgtcattACTCTGTACAGGCTGATCTGCTCCATCCTGCTGTTCATCCTGTTCACAGCCATACTCATAATGTGTATTTACATATACTGCAGGGTGGCTCGAG CTCGAGCTGATGCTGAAAAGAGAGCGTTTGATCATCTCGAAATGGAATGA